The following are encoded together in the Carassius auratus strain Wakin chromosome 34, ASM336829v1, whole genome shotgun sequence genome:
- the LOC113053649 gene encoding beta-galactoside alpha-2,6-sialyltransferase 2-like produces the protein MKSSLKQWRRLTLGLMLAWVLLFLALFSYFMESRVDDPQSAAALSYTDTRRLTSLQGNPRTIMTTHLGLATTATPSASSNTQQEQSQEENPSADPQPSPLSQEAYPYPDPQSLAAWSAFGTQDVGSRSASVSRSRERQEYNQDSPRQDEEEEEEVVGGEEEEDEEEADDGWRRKARYDDSDPDEYYVPRSKSVVHGLWKGSLSVGMLSPRLQRAMKDYLNNNKHGVTYRGRRRTQQSGQQVLCELKKGEKVRTLDGAEMPFSSLGWQKIVPALPLSQLYGPGFKTCAVVTSAGAMLHSRLGKEIDSHDAVLRFNTAPTKGYERDVGNKTTMRIINSQILVNPKHQFNTSSLYKNITLVAWDPAPYTLNLHKWYSNPDYNLFAPYVEYRMLFPAQPFYILHPKYIWQLWDVIQGNHLENIQPNPPSSGFIGILLMMSLCEEVHVYEYIPSLRQTDLCHYHERYYDAACTLGAYHPLLYEKKLIQRMNVGSEDDLKRKGRVTLPGFKNVHCEP, from the exons ATGAAGTCCAGTCTGAAACAGTGGCGGCGGCTGACCCTCGGCCTCATGCTGGCCTGGGTGTTGCTGTTCCTGGCACTCTTCTCCTACTTCATGGAGTCACGAGTGGACGACCCACAGTCAGCCGCTGCTCTCTCCTACACAGACACGCGCCGCCTGACCTCGCTGCAGGGCAACCCCCGCACCATAATGACCACCCATTTGGGGCTTGCCACCACCGCCACCCCCTCCGCCTCCAGCAACACCCAACAGGAACAAAGCCAGGAGGAAAATCCCAGTGCCGATCCCCAGCCTAGTCCGCTCAGCCAGGAGGCCTACCCCTATCCCGACCCTCAGAGCCTGGCGGCCTGGTCTGCATTCGGCACCCAGGACGTGGGCTCCAGATCGGCCTCCGTGAGCCGCAGCCGTGAGAGACAAGAGTATAACCAGGATTCCCCTCgacaggatgaagaagaggaggaagaggtggtgggaggagaagaggaggaggatgaggaggaggcaGATGACGGCTGGAGGAGGAAGGCTAGGTATGACGACTCTGACCCGGATGAGTACTACGTTCCCAGGTCAAAATCCGTAGTGCACGGTTTGTGGAAAGGGAGTTTGTCAGTGGGCATGCTCAGTCCTCGCCTGCAGAGAGCTATGAAAGACTacctgaataataataaacacgGCGTGACCTACAGGGGGCGCCGGAGGACACAACAGAGTGGCCAGCAGGTGTTGTGTGAGCTGAAGAAGGGGGAGAAGGTTCGAACTTTGGATGGGGCTGAAATGCCTTTCTCCAGTTTAGGCTGGCAGAAGATTGTACCTGCTTTACCCTTAAGCCAGCTCTACGGGCCAGGCTTCAAGACCTGCGCTGTGGTCACCTCTGCCGGAGCCATGCTTCACTCAAGACTTGGCAAGGAGATTG ATTCCCATGATGCAGTGCTGCGTTTTAATACAGCGCCTACAAAGGGTTATGAAAGAGACGTTGGGAATAAAACCACCATGCGCATAATCAACTCTCAG ATCCTAGTGAATCCCAAGCACCAGTTCAACACAAGCTCACTGTATAAGAATATAACACTAGTGGCGTGGGATCCTGCTCCATACACCCTCAACCTGCACAAA tggTACTCAAATCCAGACTACAACCTGTTTGCTCCATATGTGGAGTACAGGATGCTCTTCCCTGCTCAGCCTTTCTACATCCTGCACCCAAAATACATCTGGCAGTTATGGGACGTGATTCAGGGAAACCATCTGGAGAACATTCAGCCCAATCCACCCTCCTCAGGGTTCATTG gcatCCTGCTGATGATGTCCTTGTGTGAAGAGGTTCACGTGTACGAGTACATTCCTTCGCTGCGACAGACGGACCTGTGCCACTATCACGAGCGTTACTACGATGCCGCCTGCACTCTGGGTGCATACCATCCCCTGCTCTATGAGAAAAAGCTCATCCAGCGAATGAACGTCGGCTCCGAGGACGATCTCAAACGGAAAGGCAGAGTCACGCTCCCCGGATTCAAGAACGTCCACTGCGAGCCCTGA